CTACACCGGCACCGCCCGCGTCCTGGACACCGCAGGCCGCGTCGAGCGCTTCGAGCGCCGGTACGGAAAGCAGGGCTGATGCTCTCCGTCGTCATCGTCGGCGGGCTGCACGCCGACGCCCGCAAGGCGACCGTGGAGCGGTTGCTCACCGACGTGCCCGGCAGCGTCGTACTCCATCACGACCTGGCGACGGCCGTCGCCGGCACGGTCGTACGGACCGTGCGTGACGCCACCGGCATCCTGTCCGCCGGTGAGGCCCCACTGGTCAACGACTGTGCGTGCTGCGCGCTGCGGGAAGACCTGGTGCCCGAGCTGCTGCGCCTGCGCGACGCCGGAACGGTCCGGCTCGCGGTCGTCGAGCTGTGGGACTCCGTCGAGCCCAAGGCCATGGCCGAGGTGGTCACCGGCGGCGGGCTCACCGTCACCGGCGTGATCACCGCGGTCGACCCGGCACTCGTGCTGCCGTACCTCGGCAACGGCGACGACCTGGCGGAGCGCGGCCTCGCCGCCGCGGCCACCGACCAGCGCACGGTCGCCGACACCTTCGCGCGACAGCTGGAGTACGCCCCCGTCCTCGCCCTCGTCGACTCCCCGGAGGCCGACGACGAGGACCGTGAGCTGCTCGCCCAGCTGCACCCGACGGCCCGCCAGGTCCCGATCGGCCACGGTGACCTGGCGGGCGCTCATGGCGATCTCGCGCCGGACGCGGCCGACGACGGCCTGACGGTGCCCGCCCCGCGCCGCCGCCCCCTGACGCCCCTCGCGCAGGCGGCCCTGGCCGGCTTCGACGTCGAGTCGGCCGCCGCCGCCCAGCACCCCGCGTGCGCGCTGCTGCCCGCCGACGCGGACGCGCACGGCGTCTCCACGCTGGTCTGGCACCGACGCAGGCCCTTCCACCCGGAGCGGCTGTATGCGGCGCTGGAGGACCTGACCTGCGCGGCGGCCCGCAGCCGGGGCCGGTTCTGGCTCGCCGACAAGCCGGACACGCTGCTGCACTGGGACGCCGCGGGCGGCGCGCTGTGCGTGGAGAGCGCGGGCCCCTGGCTCGCCGCGCTGCCGGACGCGGCCTGGGAGATGGTGC
This genomic window from Streptomyces sp. DG2A-72 contains:
- a CDS encoding GTP-binding protein, whose product is MLSVVIVGGLHADARKATVERLLTDVPGSVVLHHDLATAVAGTVVRTVRDATGILSAGEAPLVNDCACCALREDLVPELLRLRDAGTVRLAVVELWDSVEPKAMAEVVTGGGLTVTGVITAVDPALVLPYLGNGDDLAERGLAAAATDQRTVADTFARQLEYAPVLALVDSPEADDEDRELLAQLHPTARQVPIGHGDLAGAHGDLAPDAADDGLTVPAPRRRPLTPLAQAALAGFDVESAAAAQHPACALLPADADAHGVSTLVWHRRRPFHPERLYAALEDLTCAAARSRGRFWLADKPDTLLHWDAAGGALCVESAGPWLAALPDAAWEMVPPVRRAAAALDWHPEHGDCCQHLVFTSPGLDRDGLQELLESCLLTDAEYAAGRDAWKRLPPAFDTLLEV